The following are from one region of the Bacillus methanolicus MGA3 genome:
- a CDS encoding two-component system sensor histidine kinase NtrB → MDNCYNEIEKLKSEIELYKRLISHIPFSFIYHDPHLGFEVHKHEGSTFSVNEIEDIDEESPRFQMISDIDSYLDKIEHFLTKILDLVPHHIVFIDKDGIITLCNKQAAKDYNINRDEIIGKHIRELLQIPDEKIVLLETAKTGKEVYDKEVLDRNYGIMNTRIIYNIDGSIKRVIGTFQFLNKIKEAEKQALAGRIAAGIAHEIRNPLTTVRGYLQLLQDRADPDISELFKSLLIPELDRANKIITDFLRIAKPSDTKEERFQIKEFFLDYAGKFINSEAFLYNVKIDYDISPLSGECYIEGDRDELLQVFMNLFRNSLNAKGDKPLVIQIRTERLNNEVKITFRDNGTGIPESIRNHIFDPFFTTKEEGTGLGLSVSRKIIENHKGTIEVSSCEEGTEFTVLLPIVQTDEKADRE, encoded by the coding sequence ATAAACGACTTATCTCGCATATTCCATTTTCTTTCATTTATCATGATCCTCATCTTGGTTTTGAAGTTCATAAGCATGAAGGAAGCACCTTTTCTGTCAATGAAATAGAGGACATTGATGAGGAAAGCCCTCGGTTTCAAATGATTTCAGACATTGACAGTTATCTCGATAAAATTGAACACTTTCTGACAAAAATTTTGGATTTAGTTCCCCACCATATTGTGTTTATTGATAAAGATGGAATCATTACCCTTTGCAACAAACAAGCTGCGAAAGATTACAACATAAACAGAGATGAAATCATCGGGAAACACATCCGCGAACTTCTTCAAATACCTGACGAAAAAATTGTTTTGCTTGAAACGGCTAAAACCGGAAAAGAAGTTTATGATAAGGAAGTACTGGATCGCAATTACGGAATAATGAATACAAGAATTATTTACAATATTGATGGCTCAATTAAAAGAGTGATTGGGACTTTTCAATTTTTGAACAAAATAAAAGAAGCGGAAAAACAAGCACTTGCAGGTAGAATTGCTGCAGGTATAGCCCATGAAATCCGAAACCCGCTCACTACAGTCAGAGGGTATTTGCAGTTGCTTCAAGACCGGGCTGACCCAGACATTTCCGAATTGTTCAAGTCGCTGCTCATTCCCGAATTGGATCGCGCTAACAAAATTATTACGGATTTCTTGCGCATTGCCAAACCTTCTGATACGAAAGAGGAACGTTTTCAAATAAAAGAGTTTTTTCTGGACTATGCCGGCAAATTTATCAATAGTGAAGCATTTCTTTATAACGTAAAGATCGATTACGATATTAGTCCACTATCCGGTGAATGTTATATAGAAGGGGATCGCGACGAACTCCTTCAAGTATTTATGAATTTATTCCGAAACTCTTTAAACGCAAAAGGAGACAAGCCGCTTGTCATTCAAATCCGGACAGAACGGCTCAACAACGAAGTGAAAATTACCTTTCGTGACAACGGTACAGGCATTCCTGAATCCATTCGTAATCATATTTTTGATCCTTTTTTCACGACAAAAGAAGAGGGGACGGGGCTTGGCTTATCAGTTTCACGAAAAATCATTGAAAACCATAAAGGAACAATTGAAGTTTCAAGCTGTGAAGAGGGAACGGAATTTACGGTTTTACTTCCTATTGTACAAACAGATGAGAAGGCGGACAGAGAATGA
- a CDS encoding H-type small acid-soluble spore protein has protein sequence MDVKRVKQILSSPADIEVTYNGASVWIDQLNEDGRTATVHLRGPLEERTIVDITELKEE, from the coding sequence ATGGATGTCAAACGAGTAAAGCAAATTCTATCTTCTCCTGCTGATATTGAAGTTACGTATAATGGAGCATCAGTATGGATTGATCAGCTTAATGAAGACGGACGAACGGCAACCGTCCATCTGCGCGGCCCATTAGAAGAAAGAACAATAGTGGACATTACTGAGCTAAAAGAAGAATAA